CCGCTACGGCGAACCGGGGGTGAGTGTCTTCACGCCGCTGCCCGCGCCGGTCATGCGCATCCATCGGAATCTGAAAGCCGTGTTCGATCCCGCTGGCATCTTCAATCCGGGACGGATGTACCCCGAGTTCTGATTGGTTCAGTCATGCGGTCGCGTCAGTCGGTGGCGTCCAGCAGTCGAATGACTTCGGACGCGAGCGTGCGTACGGCGCGGTCGACGTCGCGCGTGAACGGTTGTCCACCGTTGATGCGCAGGAAGTTGTCGTAACGCGACGAGTTGGAAAAAAGGCTGCCGGGTGCGACGCGAATGCCTTTCGCCAGCGCCGCGTCGAACAACTTTTCGGAACTCACGCGCCCCGGCATTTCCACCCACAGACTCAGCCCACCGGCGGGTTGCGTCAGGCGTGTGCCCGCCGGGAAATAGGTGGCGATCGCTTCGGCCATCGCCCCACGGTGTTCGCGTAACTGCACACGCAGGCGTCGCAAGTGACGGTCGAAGCGCGGCGAATCCATGAACTCGCCCATCGCGATCTGCGCCAGCGCTTCGTTCGGACGCGTCTGCGCGTACTTCAGCATCTCCACCCGCCACTGCCATTTGCCACCGGCGATCCAGCCCAGGCGCATGCCGGGCGCGAGCGTCTTATGCAGCGACGCGCAGTGAATCACGTTGCCCGTCGTGTCCCATGAGCGAATCGCGGCAGGAATGTTGCCGTCGTCACCGAGCGACGAGTAGGTGTCGTCTTCGATGATGGCGATGCCGCGCGACTCGGCCCACTTCACCAATTGCGCCTTGTGTGCGTCCGGCATCACAGAACCGAGCGGGTTCTGGAAATGCGGCACGACAATCACCGCCTTGATGTTGTCGTAGGTCTGACTGGCCAGCTCCAATGCATCGAGCGAAATCCCGGTTTGCGGACTCGTTGGAATCTCCAGCACCCGGATGCCCATGCTCTCCAGCGTCTGTAGCAGCGCGTAGTACGTGGGCGATTCGACCGCGACCACGTCGCCCGCACTCGCCACCGCACGTAGCGCCAGGTTGATCGCCTCAATACAGCCGTGCGTGACGACGATCTCTTCCGGATTGATGTTCATGCGCGCTTCGAGCGCACGACGGGCAATCGCCGAACGGAAACGCGCTTCGCCACCACCGGGGGGCGGGGTGCCGTAGAGCAGCGGGTGATCGCGCAGCGCCCGC
This window of the Pandoraea sputorum genome carries:
- a CDS encoding aminotransferase-like domain-containing protein gives rise to the protein MSLTSAAATPASTPESTAPSAAAEERTPLYRQLADHYRHAIEAGTLAPGTRMPSVRALMERHQVSLSTALQTCRHLEAQGLLEARPRSGYFVRTPARASVVPVAEPRPWVPDLMQYVGINQRVSSILARGLQADVKVNLAVAHGSPSLYPVNELRQATMRALRDHPLLYGTPPPGGGEARFRSAIARRALEARMNINPEEIVVTHGCIEAINLALRAVASAGDVVAVESPTYYALLQTLESMGIRVLEIPTSPQTGISLDALELASQTYDNIKAVIVVPHFQNPLGSVMPDAHKAQLVKWAESRGIAIIEDDTYSSLGDDGNIPAAIRSWDTTGNVIHCASLHKTLAPGMRLGWIAGGKWQWRVEMLKYAQTRPNEALAQIAMGEFMDSPRFDRHLRRLRVQLREHRGAMAEAIATYFPAGTRLTQPAGGLSLWVEMPGRVSSEKLFDAALAKGIRVAPGSLFSNSSRYDNFLRINGGQPFTRDVDRAVRTLASEVIRLLDATD